Proteins encoded together in one Oxalobacteraceae sp. CFBP 8761 window:
- a CDS encoding DUF1800 domain-containing protein, with product MINDSIARNRLGLGARPDDQPVADLLRWLLAQLDDYEPLPVPWRSIERTSKRAAQWTEQQAAIRNAPEAQRASVRADYQRAGRAAYLAGVEARTNSALQSSTPFVERLVHFWANHFAISVDKVPVLGFAASFEADAIRPHVLGRFEDLLLATARHPAMLLYLDQSASTGPDSVAARRASAKAPDRPTRGLNENLAREILELHTLGVRSGYTQADVLEFARALTGWTLPGQQSLEDAEQTFRFQANQHEPGVRTVLGRSYADDGQQQATAILRDLARAPATASHIATKLARHFITDDPPPALVKRLAERFLQTGGDLPALYRELVSAAGDLPPVAAKFKSPWDWTLSGLRAMGVQTVPAARIQFLMARLGQPVWRPGSPAGYGDVTATWAAPDALLRRVEIAQRLATEFGNKIDARALAPRVLPGTLSGATATAIAQAESPANALALLLASPEFLRR from the coding sequence ATGATCAACGATTCCATTGCGCGCAACCGCCTGGGCCTCGGTGCGCGACCGGACGACCAGCCCGTTGCCGATCTACTGCGCTGGTTGCTGGCGCAGCTCGATGATTACGAGCCGTTGCCGGTTCCATGGCGTTCCATCGAGCGCACGTCAAAGCGCGCCGCGCAGTGGACCGAGCAGCAAGCCGCCATCCGCAACGCACCCGAGGCGCAGCGTGCGAGCGTCCGTGCAGACTACCAGCGCGCGGGCAGGGCAGCCTATCTGGCCGGCGTGGAAGCACGCACGAACAGTGCCTTGCAGAGCAGCACGCCGTTCGTCGAGCGCCTGGTCCACTTCTGGGCCAACCATTTTGCGATCTCGGTCGACAAAGTACCGGTGCTTGGCTTCGCCGCCAGCTTCGAGGCCGACGCCATCCGGCCCCATGTACTGGGGCGGTTCGAGGATTTGCTGCTCGCCACGGCGCGCCATCCCGCCATGCTGTTGTATCTCGACCAGTCCGCCTCGACCGGGCCGGACAGCGTTGCCGCGCGCCGGGCCAGCGCGAAAGCGCCGGACCGCCCGACCCGTGGCCTGAACGAGAACCTGGCGCGCGAAATTCTCGAACTGCACACGCTGGGCGTGCGCAGCGGCTACACCCAGGCCGACGTGCTGGAATTCGCCCGCGCGCTGACCGGCTGGACGCTGCCTGGCCAGCAGTCGCTTGAGGACGCCGAGCAAACCTTCCGGTTCCAGGCAAACCAGCACGAGCCCGGCGTGCGGACGGTGCTTGGCCGCAGCTATGCCGACGATGGGCAGCAGCAGGCAACGGCCATCCTGCGCGATCTGGCCAGAGCGCCTGCCACAGCCAGCCACATCGCCACCAAGCTCGCGCGCCACTTCATCACCGACGATCCACCGCCGGCATTGGTCAAGCGGCTGGCGGAGCGGTTTCTGCAGACCGGCGGCGACTTGCCGGCGCTGTACCGGGAACTGGTGAGCGCAGCAGGTGATTTGCCGCCAGTGGCCGCCAAGTTCAAGTCGCCCTGGGACTGGACGCTGTCCGGTCTGCGCGCCATGGGCGTGCAGACCGTGCCGGCGGCGCGCATCCAGTTTCTGATGGCCCGGCTTGGCCAACCCGTCTGGCGGCCTGGCTCGCCGGCCGGCTATGGCGACGTGACTGCCACCTGGGCGGCGCCCGATGCGCTGCTGCGCCGGGTGGAAATCGCGCAGCGCCTGGCCACGGAGTTTGGCAACAAGATCGACGCGCGTGCGTTGGCGCCGCGTGTCCTGCCGGGTACCTTGAGCGGCGCGACCGCCACCGCGATTGCCCAGGCAGAAAGCCCGGCCAATGCGCTTGCGTTGCTATTGGCATCGCCTGAATTCCTGAGAAGGTAA
- a CDS encoding DUF1501 domain-containing protein, whose amino-acid sequence MLNRRGFISSAAALLAAPRIVFAGAETERRFVFIIQRGAADGLHTVIPYADPAYARLRGALAIDPAEALKLDGTFALHPSLTGIADLYKAGQASLFHAVASPYRDRSHFDAQNVLETGGKAPFDIKDGWMNRLAGMLPRRSNQAIAFAPTLPLALRGAIDVASYAPSGLPHANDDLLLRVQKLYEGDAQLSGLWSTALKAQGMAGAAAGGKGQQSPAELGKVAAGFLARADGPRIAMIETNGWDTHSAQKGRMATQLTNLDNLISGLQQGLGDAWRQTTILVATEFGRTVAANGTGGTDHGTASAAMLIGGAVKGGKIVADWPGLAAADLLDNRDLRPTLGLDTLVAQACADAFLLDPQRTAQVLFPDSRPDKASSRLLRG is encoded by the coding sequence ATGCTCAACCGACGAGGTTTTATTTCCAGCGCAGCCGCATTGCTTGCCGCGCCCCGGATCGTATTCGCAGGCGCCGAGACCGAGCGCCGCTTCGTGTTCATCATCCAGCGTGGCGCTGCCGATGGCCTGCATACGGTGATCCCTTACGCCGATCCCGCGTATGCCAGGTTGCGCGGCGCGCTTGCCATCGATCCTGCCGAAGCATTGAAGCTGGACGGCACGTTTGCGCTGCACCCATCGCTGACCGGCATTGCCGATCTGTACAAGGCAGGGCAGGCCAGCCTGTTCCATGCGGTGGCGTCACCGTACCGCGATCGCTCGCACTTCGACGCGCAAAATGTCCTCGAGACGGGCGGCAAGGCGCCATTCGACATCAAGGATGGCTGGATGAACCGGCTGGCCGGCATGCTGCCACGGCGCAGCAATCAGGCCATCGCCTTTGCGCCCACATTGCCGCTGGCGCTGCGCGGCGCGATCGATGTCGCGTCGTACGCGCCATCCGGCCTGCCGCACGCCAACGACGATCTGCTGCTGCGCGTGCAGAAGCTGTACGAAGGCGATGCCCAGCTGAGCGGACTCTGGTCGACGGCGCTCAAGGCGCAGGGCATGGCCGGCGCGGCTGCCGGCGGCAAGGGCCAGCAGTCGCCGGCTGAACTGGGCAAGGTCGCTGCCGGCTTTCTGGCGCGCGCAGATGGCCCCCGGATTGCCATGATCGAAACGAACGGCTGGGATACGCACAGTGCGCAAAAAGGGCGCATGGCCACGCAGCTGACCAACCTCGATAACTTGATCAGCGGACTGCAGCAGGGGCTTGGCGATGCGTGGCGGCAGACGACGATTCTCGTTGCCACCGAATTTGGGCGCACCGTCGCGGCAAATGGCACGGGCGGGACCGACCATGGGACTGCATCGGCTGCCATGCTGATTGGCGGCGCGGTGAAAGGCGGGAAGATCGTCGCAGACTGGCCGGGACTTGCTGCCGCTGACCTGCTCGACAATCGTGACTTGCGACCGACCCTCGGCCTTGACACGCTGGTAGCGCAAGCCTGCGCAGATGCGTTTTTGCTTGATCCGCAACGCACTGCGCAGGTGTTGTTCCCTGACTCGCGGCCGGACAAGGCGTCATCGCGTCTATTGCGCGGCTGA
- a CDS encoding phytanoyl-CoA dioxygenase family protein, translated as MTTVKNSLPGVPNVEHPLFARIFDESIDPETRRIAFELATKGYAVLDFPDQDFNSMAESIKQKLHPHYDFEGWRDHGHKAGISLRVQDAWEFDDNVKRIACNEKVLALLSQLYGRQAWPFQTLNFPVGTQQHFHTDSIHFSSSPERFMCGVWVAMEDIDASNGPLMYFPGSHRWPIYTNEHIGKCIAELEGTKSQAIYESMWRDLVEAHDAQPDYFHAKKGQALIWAANLMHGGTKQLDPSRTRWSQVTHYFFDDCAYYTPMMSDPFYGSIAFRTLTNIVTGESVPNRVAGYEIPESFIEATAPGQTNWHAAPVFDPQLYVLANPDVAAAGVDPEQHYLEHGKREKRRLLP; from the coding sequence ATGACGACCGTTAAAAACTCGCTGCCCGGCGTTCCCAACGTTGAACACCCTTTGTTCGCCCGCATCTTTGACGAATCCATCGATCCAGAAACCCGTCGCATAGCCTTCGAACTGGCAACAAAAGGCTACGCAGTACTGGACTTCCCCGACCAGGATTTCAATTCGATGGCCGAGTCGATCAAGCAGAAGCTTCACCCCCACTACGATTTCGAGGGATGGCGTGACCACGGCCACAAAGCCGGCATCAGCCTACGCGTCCAAGACGCATGGGAGTTCGACGACAACGTCAAGCGCATTGCGTGCAACGAGAAGGTGCTGGCCCTGCTGTCGCAACTGTATGGCCGCCAAGCCTGGCCATTCCAAACGCTGAACTTCCCGGTGGGTACCCAGCAGCACTTTCACACCGATTCGATCCACTTCAGCTCCAGCCCTGAACGCTTCATGTGCGGTGTCTGGGTCGCCATGGAAGATATCGATGCGTCCAACGGTCCACTGATGTACTTCCCCGGCAGCCATCGCTGGCCGATCTATACGAACGAACACATCGGCAAATGTATTGCGGAGCTGGAAGGTACCAAGTCACAGGCCATTTACGAGTCAATGTGGCGCGACCTGGTAGAAGCACATGATGCGCAGCCAGATTATTTCCATGCGAAGAAGGGACAGGCGCTGATCTGGGCGGCCAACCTGATGCATGGCGGCACGAAGCAACTCGATCCGAGCCGCACCCGCTGGTCACAGGTTACCCATTACTTTTTCGACGACTGCGCGTATTACACGCCGATGATGTCCGACCCCTTTTATGGCAGCATCGCGTTCCGCACGCTCACCAATATCGTGACCGGTGAATCTGTCCCCAACCGTGTCGCCGGGTATGAGATACCCGAGAGTTTTATTGAAGCGACAGCGCCGGGTCAAACAAACTGGCATGCCGCGCCCGTCTTTGATCCCCAGCTATACGTGCTGGCCAATCCGGACGTGGCTGCAGCTGGCGTCGATCCAGAGCAGCACTACCTGGAGCATGGGAAACGTGAAAAGCGCCGGCTGCTTCCCTGA
- a CDS encoding polysaccharide pyruvyl transferase family protein: protein MKNPKDKTSVLGYFGYQNAGDDAFFDFWKNSMGAPTSSLSRNLQGSNAENAILGGGAIVNDYFISRLPDSYDRLSLYGCSLPYGDGDVELLVPLADKISDIYLRSKRDTIAAKKLFPQAQYVPDLIFSHDFADRFISLEEILGYCEVPPVGIKVDRKNMILLLSDHYRATELDRHFTIESFKYKLAGALDFLSQFYNIICVPMSMWHDSRDNIFAADVVSKMKNRASVALIDKYLGASDIYNIIKSQAALVITMKYHGIVFSMKANVPFINIGDTRKNFDLLSDSGLEGLNSSLNNFDHDRFLEIVKYAETTGVLSTISEVSQENSISVASAMENVRFKLIFDE from the coding sequence ATGAAAAATCCTAAAGATAAAACTTCTGTACTCGGTTATTTCGGTTATCAAAATGCTGGTGATGATGCATTCTTCGATTTCTGGAAAAACAGCATGGGAGCTCCAACTTCGTCACTTTCTAGAAATCTTCAAGGAAGCAATGCCGAAAATGCTATCTTGGGAGGTGGTGCTATAGTTAACGATTACTTTATTAGTCGTCTTCCTGACTCATATGATCGGCTTAGTCTTTATGGATGCTCGTTGCCGTATGGCGATGGAGATGTAGAGTTACTAGTCCCCTTAGCTGACAAGATATCCGATATCTATCTAAGAAGTAAACGCGATACCATTGCTGCAAAAAAATTATTCCCACAAGCCCAATATGTTCCGGATTTAATATTTTCTCACGACTTTGCTGATAGATTTATTTCCCTCGAAGAAATACTTGGCTACTGTGAGGTTCCGCCTGTTGGAATCAAAGTGGATCGTAAGAATATGATTCTGTTGCTGTCTGATCACTATCGTGCGACAGAGCTAGACCGGCATTTCACGATTGAATCTTTTAAATACAAATTAGCTGGAGCACTAGATTTTTTATCGCAGTTTTACAATATAATCTGCGTTCCAATGAGTATGTGGCATGATAGCCGAGACAATATATTTGCCGCGGATGTCGTTTCGAAGATGAAAAATCGAGCCTCAGTGGCATTAATAGACAAATATCTTGGTGCCAGCGATATTTATAATATTATAAAATCTCAGGCAGCGCTTGTTATCACGATGAAATATCACGGAATAGTTTTTTCGATGAAAGCAAATGTACCATTTATAAATATTGGTGACACTCGCAAGAATTTCGACCTTCTCTCGGATTCCGGTTTAGAGGGTTTGAATTCAAGTTTGAACAATTTTGATCATGATCGTTTTTTAGAAATAGTAAAATATGCTGAAACTACTGGTGTATTAAGCACAATCTCTGAAGTTTCGCAAGAAAATAGCATAAGTGTTGCTTCCGCAATGGAGAATGTACGTTTCAAATTAATTTTTGATGAGTAA
- a CDS encoding glycosyltransferase family 4 protein, producing MKKIAWCTPFSAASSISEFSHSLIESNNSDSILSSKTTIDVIINENGQRYSSSSNCLGIESILNSKDSISLFSKHYDHIFYNLGNNKENHNEIFKLSNLVPGVAILHDYVYQHYLAGRIFADYGAPNVYAYLIGRHYGAAGLKSVYASQIMRTREARIGIWDTDLTSRYPLIEAIVMNPMYKGIVVHSDMAKRAIEKVYQGPILKIRLPGDEKESPSSEAISRWKQETSRKNRVTIGLIGHIQRGKQIHRLIEAILDAPHLVDLIQSVIIAGKPSDKEYVEYLNRLVSGHSNGAIFRIEVNVTHERLQEIKEASDFFVNMRYPNTEGGSGSLIEQMASNKPVIVLDSGIFSEVDSGVIKIADIEDRSALQTAVFDLASRPELRISLGDQAKQYAQAYMSKDYIREIIEFSESLKSQPESDTLLGVHDILQYDKDTRGPEPLFTWSEEALLEFANILFQQHFEPGFVTGLVKLSQANPVLAYENYSFARTLLAIFEQNAKGEECKYWVIPAHLNANQAYVFAMLKTKSYSHLASIFAPLKTPHLIRWATTANRFSSKCFLERFALVIAVWNSAYKEVVEDVYNEVFIEAKEQISSKFLEVVRLVSTLSTDDFNRLLLSDFRQFFDSNEYISSYSDLENGSKTDHDILIKHYEDHGRQENRLARISSQKLISATKA from the coding sequence ATGAAGAAAATAGCTTGGTGCACCCCGTTCTCCGCAGCCTCATCGATCAGCGAATTCTCTCACTCTTTAATCGAGAGTAATAATAGTGATTCGATATTAAGCTCAAAAACCACGATTGATGTAATCATTAATGAAAATGGTCAGAGGTATAGCTCTTCAAGCAATTGCTTGGGGATCGAGTCAATTCTTAATTCTAAGGATTCGATTAGTCTTTTCTCGAAACACTACGATCATATCTTCTACAATCTCGGAAATAATAAAGAGAATCACAACGAGATATTCAAGCTATCAAACTTGGTACCCGGTGTAGCTATCTTACATGACTATGTCTATCAGCATTATCTCGCCGGGAGGATCTTTGCGGATTACGGTGCTCCAAATGTGTATGCTTATCTCATTGGCCGACATTATGGTGCCGCAGGGTTAAAAAGTGTATATGCCTCGCAAATCATGAGGACACGGGAAGCAAGGATAGGTATTTGGGATACCGATTTAACCAGTCGCTATCCTTTAATAGAAGCAATCGTAATGAATCCTATGTATAAAGGGATCGTGGTTCACTCAGATATGGCGAAGCGTGCGATTGAAAAAGTATACCAAGGCCCGATCTTGAAAATCCGACTTCCTGGTGACGAAAAAGAGTCGCCATCTTCTGAGGCAATATCGCGATGGAAACAAGAAACGTCGAGAAAAAATAGGGTTACAATTGGTTTGATCGGCCATATCCAACGTGGAAAACAGATACACCGCTTGATAGAGGCTATTCTCGATGCTCCGCATTTAGTAGATTTAATTCAAAGCGTCATAATAGCTGGAAAACCTTCAGATAAGGAATATGTAGAATATTTGAACAGATTAGTTTCAGGACATTCCAACGGCGCCATTTTCCGTATAGAAGTTAACGTAACTCATGAGCGGCTTCAAGAAATTAAGGAAGCATCTGATTTTTTTGTAAATATGCGCTATCCGAATACAGAAGGAGGTTCGGGCTCACTGATTGAGCAGATGGCTTCTAACAAACCAGTAATTGTTCTTGATAGCGGAATATTCTCAGAGGTGGACTCTGGTGTTATTAAAATAGCCGATATCGAAGATCGGTCCGCCTTACAAACTGCCGTTTTCGATTTGGCCAGCCGCCCAGAATTGAGAATTAGTCTCGGAGATCAAGCCAAGCAATATGCGCAAGCCTATATGTCCAAAGACTATATCCGTGAAATCATCGAATTTAGTGAGTCATTAAAATCGCAGCCGGAAAGTGACACCTTGCTTGGTGTGCACGACATCCTTCAGTATGACAAAGATACACGCGGTCCAGAGCCTTTATTTACTTGGAGTGAAGAAGCACTTCTGGAATTTGCGAACATATTATTCCAGCAGCATTTCGAGCCAGGATTTGTAACGGGTTTGGTTAAACTGTCACAAGCTAATCCAGTTCTTGCATATGAGAATTACTCGTTTGCACGCACTCTACTAGCTATTTTCGAGCAAAATGCAAAAGGTGAAGAATGTAAGTACTGGGTGATACCGGCTCATCTAAATGCAAATCAAGCATATGTTTTTGCGATGCTGAAAACGAAGAGTTATTCACATCTCGCGAGTATTTTCGCTCCTCTTAAGACTCCCCATCTAATTAGATGGGCAACTACAGCAAATCGATTTTCTTCAAAATGCTTCTTAGAACGCTTTGCATTAGTGATCGCTGTTTGGAACAGTGCATACAAGGAAGTTGTCGAAGATGTCTACAACGAAGTGTTTATTGAAGCAAAAGAGCAAATTTCTTCTAAATTTTTGGAAGTTGTTAGATTAGTTTCGACCTTATCAACTGATGATTTTAATCGTTTGCTACTCAGCGATTTTCGACAATTCTTCGATAGCAATGAATACATTTCATCTTATTCAGACCTTGAGAATGGGTCGAAAACAGACCACGATATTCTGATCAAGCATTATGAGGATCATGGCAGGCAAGAAAATCGTCTTGCACGGATATCATCTCAAAAATTAATTTCAGCGACTAAGGCATAA
- a CDS encoding glycosyltransferase, translating into MNKYCKLSREIEVIENLNLAIQEFRTKHKDSHPAYAYFEPIESLSEGLPVPIYGAMLLVWQLRDQDLQVLYPLDTSQNRLEFLCWCMTSGANEYQLIRECDGFWEALSKPAFNESDYPKQDASRALSWLMVLTLTTRPDLDFNLENSNGRDKLLLWYLSHGIFESKKNLFLEPWQLDFLLELLPSSINNHQNILLRSRSDLRKLFKIENIQDFKDWYSQSVEGKKLNSIKNDKVLTRKTEKESTISFGVNVVGYASEISGIAEDSRMMLSALSNTSIPTQIVDCSRNSLKQHPTENLHSINMFCFPVLEHARFLAERGLNWIVKRYNIGYWPWEISHWPGQWVHLFSLVDEIWSSSEYTRDSISLKSPVMVLYMPMAVEISPVRRKTRYDFSLPKEKFLFYFSYDFRSSSSRKNPMACVQAFTRAFPESDDVALVIKTLIPTDFNEQWEELKSLVSNDRRIYLISQSLMRSDLLDLYAVCDCFISLHRAEGFGRNIAEAMLLKKPVIVTDYSGNCTFTNKKNSIAVSYTPSEINPGDYPHVNNGTWADPDINDAANAMIRISSSKSLSEKLVSEGTNTMFTYSSFSVASNYLSRIECIERELNKKEKS; encoded by the coding sequence GTGAATAAATACTGCAAACTTTCGAGAGAAATTGAGGTCATTGAAAACCTTAATCTGGCAATACAAGAATTCCGTACAAAACACAAAGATTCACATCCGGCATATGCTTACTTTGAGCCAATTGAATCTTTATCGGAAGGGTTGCCGGTACCGATTTATGGCGCAATGCTACTCGTATGGCAGCTACGAGATCAAGACCTTCAAGTCTTATATCCGCTTGATACATCTCAGAATCGGTTGGAATTTTTATGTTGGTGCATGACATCCGGTGCGAATGAGTACCAGTTGATACGAGAATGCGATGGTTTCTGGGAAGCTCTTTCTAAGCCAGCGTTCAATGAAAGCGATTATCCCAAGCAAGACGCTTCAAGGGCATTATCTTGGTTAATGGTACTAACATTAACAACTCGCCCGGACCTTGATTTCAATCTTGAAAATTCTAACGGACGTGACAAACTATTACTCTGGTATCTAAGCCACGGAATTTTTGAATCTAAAAAAAATTTGTTTTTAGAACCTTGGCAATTGGACTTTTTGCTGGAACTGCTACCGTCAAGTATAAACAATCACCAGAATATCTTACTAAGAAGCCGATCAGATTTAAGAAAACTATTCAAGATCGAGAATATTCAAGATTTTAAAGATTGGTATTCACAGTCGGTGGAAGGCAAAAAATTAAATTCAATAAAAAATGATAAAGTCCTGACTCGAAAGACTGAAAAAGAATCAACAATTAGCTTCGGAGTGAATGTCGTAGGATACGCTTCGGAAATCTCGGGAATCGCTGAAGATTCACGCATGATGCTTTCTGCATTATCCAATACATCAATACCTACGCAAATCGTGGACTGCTCACGAAATTCATTGAAGCAACATCCCACTGAAAATTTGCACTCGATCAACATGTTCTGTTTTCCCGTATTAGAGCATGCGCGATTCTTGGCAGAGCGAGGTTTAAATTGGATAGTAAAACGTTATAACATCGGATATTGGCCTTGGGAAATATCGCACTGGCCGGGACAGTGGGTTCACCTATTCTCTTTAGTCGACGAAATTTGGTCATCAAGCGAATACACTAGAGATTCTATCAGCCTAAAGTCGCCCGTCATGGTCCTATATATGCCTATGGCCGTCGAAATTTCTCCTGTGAGAAGAAAAACTCGATACGATTTCTCTTTACCAAAGGAAAAATTTTTATTCTATTTTTCATACGATTTTCGATCGTCATCTTCCCGTAAGAATCCGATGGCCTGTGTACAAGCATTTACAAGGGCATTTCCCGAATCCGACGACGTTGCTCTAGTGATAAAAACCCTAATTCCGACAGATTTCAATGAGCAGTGGGAAGAATTGAAGAGCCTAGTTTCAAACGACAGGCGAATTTATTTAATTAGCCAATCTCTAATGCGTTCAGATTTGCTTGATCTCTACGCGGTATGTGATTGCTTCATCTCTCTGCATCGAGCTGAGGGGTTCGGCCGAAATATCGCTGAAGCGATGCTGTTGAAGAAACCAGTCATCGTTACGGATTACTCCGGAAATTGCACATTTACCAATAAAAAAAATAGCATCGCAGTAAGCTACACCCCCAGCGAAATCAATCCCGGCGATTATCCTCATGTAAATAATGGGACCTGGGCCGATCCTGACATCAATGATGCTGCGAATGCGATGATAAGAATTTCAAGCAGTAAATCTTTATCGGAGAAGCTAGTATCGGAGGGAACTAATACGATGTTTACCTATTCCTCATTTTCAGTGGCTAGCAACTATCTCTCTCGCATAGAATGCATTGAACGAGAACTTAACAAGAAAGAAAAATCGTAA
- a CDS encoding glycosyltransferase, with protein MNTESVLPDGATAVAVRWHGVVDGLHDKLVYGWAIDAERPNSRVVVEVCLDDEPIACIIADVARSDLIEGLTALGATDVCHGFVADLGALPAHSAGVISARIANTTAPLTGHVRLRQPTLPPAAAVNSVVGDGGLRLHGWALDPADPNRTLTVRAFVGNDMVAQATANIIFPSMRGHIDGAHGFDLALPASLADGAMHSVRVVDDDGRPLNGSPLTICCALDGLAGLLPADADELLVNVADIYQRHLPRSLPMSAWPEWSARFDREGPATLPTLSTAIIITGDADAAQLERTIASIQAQHGMTAQTFSGQPFPALLAQALASGSDVIGCIRAGDTLTTHALAYALEGFALPDAKVVYTDSEFEGRPWFKPAWNPDYAFASDYPLDFLLVRSDVAQGLSDIEHAAGFAWDALTAVWHDSATSVVHVPRVLLRVSSPLNTEERSARFAAAKRASLAVQPQAVLEPLPNAPQGVAWAARRVRHALPEGARDMTISLVIPTRDRVDLLQRCISSIQRFTDWPNLEIVIIDNGSTDDETHAYFAEVAQQGVRVLPMPGPFNYADLNNRAIAQANGEIIGLVNNDIEALHDGWLDEIVSQLLRPGVGAVGAKLLWPNGMVQHGGILLGVGNVAGHFGNRLADADWGDHGRNQMTQQVSGCTAACLFIRRGDFMSSGGMAVDDFPVAFNDVDLCLKIRASGKTIAWTPYAKLLHAESASRGNEDTLQKKARAARELNGLIKKWGHVLTSDPSYNPSLNLDPNSHGFGGLTIPPRCRKRRLNIISQPQ; from the coding sequence ATGAACACCGAATCTGTATTACCTGATGGCGCTACCGCAGTCGCGGTGCGATGGCATGGCGTTGTAGATGGCCTTCACGACAAACTGGTGTATGGCTGGGCCATTGATGCAGAACGGCCCAATAGCCGCGTCGTCGTCGAAGTGTGCCTCGATGACGAACCCATCGCCTGCATCATCGCCGACGTGGCCCGATCCGACCTGATCGAAGGTCTGACGGCACTCGGCGCCACCGACGTCTGCCACGGCTTCGTGGCCGATCTTGGCGCGCTGCCGGCACATTCGGCCGGCGTGATTTCGGCGCGGATCGCCAACACCACCGCACCACTGACCGGCCACGTGCGCCTGCGTCAGCCGACCTTGCCGCCAGCGGCAGCCGTCAACAGCGTGGTCGGCGACGGCGGCCTGCGCCTGCACGGCTGGGCGCTCGACCCGGCCGATCCGAACCGAACGCTGACGGTGCGCGCCTTTGTCGGCAACGACATGGTGGCGCAAGCGACCGCCAACATCATCTTCCCATCGATGCGCGGCCATATCGACGGCGCCCATGGCTTCGACCTCGCCCTGCCCGCCTCGCTGGCGGACGGCGCCATGCACAGCGTGCGCGTCGTGGACGACGATGGCCGCCCACTGAACGGCAGCCCACTGACGATCTGCTGCGCCCTCGATGGCCTGGCCGGCCTGCTGCCGGCTGACGCCGACGAATTGCTGGTGAACGTTGCCGACATCTACCAGCGACACCTGCCACGCAGCCTGCCCATGTCGGCCTGGCCGGAATGGTCGGCCCGCTTCGACCGCGAGGGACCGGCGACGCTGCCGACCCTGAGCACCGCCATCATCATCACCGGCGACGCCGATGCGGCGCAGCTGGAACGTACGATCGCGAGCATACAAGCGCAGCACGGCATGACCGCGCAGACCTTCTCCGGACAACCATTCCCGGCGCTGCTGGCGCAGGCACTGGCATCCGGCAGTGACGTCATCGGCTGCATACGCGCCGGCGACACCCTGACGACGCACGCACTGGCGTACGCGCTGGAAGGCTTTGCCCTGCCGGATGCGAAGGTCGTGTACACCGACAGCGAATTTGAAGGCCGGCCGTGGTTCAAGCCGGCATGGAATCCCGATTACGCGTTCGCGAGCGACTATCCGCTCGATTTCCTCCTGGTGCGCAGCGACGTTGCGCAGGGCTTGTCAGACATCGAGCATGCCGCCGGCTTCGCATGGGATGCACTAACTGCGGTATGGCACGACAGCGCCACCAGCGTCGTGCACGTGCCGCGCGTGCTGCTGCGCGTGTCGTCGCCATTGAATACCGAAGAGCGCAGTGCGCGTTTTGCAGCCGCCAAGCGTGCATCGCTGGCAGTGCAGCCGCAGGCAGTGCTTGAGCCGTTGCCGAACGCACCGCAAGGCGTTGCCTGGGCAGCGCGGCGTGTGCGTCATGCGCTGCCGGAAGGCGCGCGGGACATGACCATCAGCCTGGTGATCCCGACGCGTGACCGTGTCGACCTGCTGCAGCGCTGCATTAGTTCGATCCAGCGCTTTACCGACTGGCCGAACCTTGAAATCGTCATCATCGACAACGGCTCGACCGACGATGAGACGCATGCTTACTTCGCGGAAGTTGCGCAGCAGGGTGTGCGGGTGTTGCCAATGCCGGGACCATTTAACTACGCGGACCTGAACAATCGGGCAATTGCCCAGGCGAATGGCGAGATTATTGGCCTCGTGAACAACGACATTGAGGCTTTGCATGATGGCTGGCTTGACGAGATTGTCTCGCAGCTATTGCGGCCAGGCGTTGGTGCGGTCGGTGCGAAGTTACTTTGGCCGAATGGGATGGTGCAGCATGGCGGAATACTGCTGGGTGTTGGAAACGTCGCTGGTCATTTCGGCAATCGGTTAGCCGACGCTGATTGGGGTGACCACGGTCGAAATCAGATGACACAGCAAGTTAGCGGTTGCACTGCAGCCTGCCTCTTTATCCGTCGAGGCGATTTTATGAGTTCTGGAGGAATGGCCGTCGATGATTTTCCTGTTGCGTTCAACGATGTGGACCTGTGCTTGAAGATACGTGCATCAGGCAAAACTATTGCGTGGACACCATACGCAAAGCTTTTACATGCTGAATCAGCTAGTCGGGGAAACGAAGATACTTTGCAAAAGAAAGCGAGAGCAGCGCGAGAGCTAAATGGATTGATTAAAAAATGGGGACACGTGCTAACTTCAGATCCCTCATATAACCCATCCTTGAATCTTGACCCCAACAGCCACGGTTTCGGAGGCCTTACAATTCCGCCTCGATGCAGAAAGCGACGGCTTAACATAATAAGCCAACCTCAATAA